The Planktothrix agardhii NIES-204 genomic interval TCAAAATTTTCATCCCTATCACCCGATCATTTCATCGGCTCTCTTTGGAAAAATCACTAATCATCGTAAAGTAAGTATTTGGTAGCTATTCTAAGTGTTACCTTAATCGAAAAATATTATGCTAAAACGGCTCTACGTGGTACGACAATCAGCTTTTACTAAAATTTGAGTTGGGAGAAGTTCAGCTTTATCGAGACAATTATGCGGAATATGTACAACATCCTAATCCTTTAGTTGCTGCCAAATCATTTCGCCAAACCCTGAAAAACTTGTAGAGACGTGCCATGGCGCGTCTCTACGGGGATGAAATAAAAATTTACTGTTGACTCAATTCAATGTTTAATAAGGCTTTGCCATGAATGACCGAGGCAATGGTAACAATGTCTTCTTGGATTTGATAAATGACTCGATAGGTGTAAGCAAATTGTTCACGGATGTTTTCATCGCCAAATTCTTGAACAATCATTCCCGCTTCAGGAGCCTTGCTCAAGTTGCGCGTAACATCAATGATTCTCTGGACAACCGCCGCCGCATAAGAAATTGAATCTCGTGCAATGTAAGCAGCAATTGCATCAATATCATCTATGGCTTGAG includes:
- a CDS encoding plasmid stabilization system protein: MGYQVVWSPQAIDDIDAIAAYIARDSISYAAAVVQRIIDVTRNLSKAPEAGMIVQEFGDENIREQFAYTYRVIYQIQEDIVTIASVIHGKALLNIELSQQ